Proteins from a genomic interval of Zingiber officinale cultivar Zhangliang chromosome 1B, Zo_v1.1, whole genome shotgun sequence:
- the LOC122051719 gene encoding uncharacterized protein LOC122051719 translates to MQEKGDKKARAYILQCVPEDILLQIATKKTAKEVWDSLKTRYLGSDRVKKARVQTLKSEFDALRMKEAETIDEFAGKLSALSSKFSTLGATLEDSSLVKKLLDSVPDKFFPIVAGIEQFYDLESIPFEETIGRLKAYEERTLRLRSNTNGTEGELLLTHAEWQMRQKGSSVDTSSGGKERGSNSSNRGKGRGRGRGRGTQRQDSAGGTSGNNSDTRDKRHIKCFNCEKMGHYASECYSKRRGDEAC, encoded by the coding sequence ATGCAGGAAAAAGGGGACAAAAAGGCACGTGCATACATCCTGCAgtgtgtccccgaagacatccttCTCCAGATCGCAACAAAGAAGACGGCGAAGGAAGTCTGGGACAGCCTCAAGACGAGGTACCTTGGTAGTGATCGGGTGAAGAAGGCACGTGTACAAACTTTGAAGAGCGAGTTTGACGCTCTCCGGATGAAAGAGGCCGAAacgattgatgagtttgctggcaaactcaGCGCCCTAAGCAGCAAATTCTCCACCCTTGGAGCCACACTTGAAGATTCCTCGTTGGTAAAAAAATTGCTCGATTCTGTCCCTGATAAATTCTTCCCTATTGTTGCCGGCATTGAGCAGTTCTACGACCTTGAGTCTATACCATTTGAGGAGACTATAGGGCGACTGAAGGCGTACGAGGAACGAACGCTTCGATTACGCAGCAACACCAACGGCACTGAAGGAGAGCTCCTACTTACTCATGCCGAATGGCAAATGCGACAAAAGGGGAGTAGCGTGGACACTTCGTCAGGAGGCAAGGAACGTGGGTCCAACAGCTCTAATCGTGGCAAAGGGCGAGGGCGCGGTCGTGGTCGTGGTACACAGCGCCAAGATAGTGCAGGAGGCACTAGCGGCAACAACAGTGACACTCGTGACAAGAGACACATAAAATGCTTCAATTGTGAGAAAATGGGGCATTATGCGTCTGAATGCTACAGCAAGCGTCGTGGAGATGAggcttgttag
- the LOC122053202 gene encoding dof zinc finger protein DOF5.3-like, which translates to MRLSPPEQCHKSTRCESANTKFCYYNSFSLSQPRYFCKVCRRYWTKEAPSGFRNVPVGGGCRKIKKHHLFSSSSSSSSNKRPPRDQSNKTKSPVSATYDQNELSFAFADFQEEIQSMVSPFPDFNEETTRTVLKGTTYPVNGSRVSGKCSWEEAEMPTQLQWQIDGEDLTLESVGDQCWNEFGSVAWLI; encoded by the coding sequence ATGAGACTATCACCGCCGGAGCAATGCCACAAAAGCACCCGGTGCGAGTCCGCCAACACCAAATTCTGCTACTACAACAGCTTCAGCCTCTCCCAGCCCAGGTACTTCTGCAAGGTCTGCAGGAGGTACTGGACCAAGGAGGCTCCCTCAGGATTCAGGAACGTCCCTGTGGGAGGTGGCTGCAGAAAGATCAAGAAACAccacctcttctcttcttcttcttcttcttcttccaacaagAGACCACCACGAGATCAATCAAACAAAACTAAGTCACCGGTGTCTGCTACTTACGATCAGAATGAACTCTCCTTCGCTTTTGCAGATTTCCAGGAAGAAATCCAGTCAATGGTTTCGCCCTTCCCAGATTTCAATGAAGAAACTACAAGAACGGTTCTGAAAGGTACTACTTATCCGGTGAACGGTAGCCGTGTCTCTGGCAAGTGCAGCTGGGAGGAGGCTGAGATGCCGACGCAGCTCCAATGGCAGATTGACGGTGAGGATCTGACGTTAGAGAGTGTCGGAGATCAATGCTGGAACGAGTTTGGTTCCGTAGCTTGGCTTATCTGA
- the LOC122047516 gene encoding probable sugar phosphate/phosphate translocator At3g11320, protein MSGKAAAAAMSPALANGRFFTVGLVTAWYSSNIGVLLLNKYLLSNYGFKYPIFLTMCHMTACSLLSYVAIAWLKIVPMQTIRSRVQFLKIAALSLVFCGSVVSGNVSLRYLPVSFNQAVGATTPFFTAIFAYLMTLRRESWLTYITLVPVVTGVIIASGGEPSFHLFGFIMCIGATAARALKSVLQGILMSSEGEKLNSMNLLLYMAPIAVVFLLPATIIMEENVIGITLALARQDFKIIWYLLFNSSLAYFVNLTNFLVTKHTSALTLQVLGNAKGAVAVVISILIFRNPVSVTGMAGYSLTVIGVILYSESKKRNKGS, encoded by the exons ATGAGCGgtaaggcggcggcggcggcgatgtCGCCGGCGCTGGCGAACGGACGGTTCTTCACCGTCGGGCTCGTCACCGCGTGGTACTCCTCCAACATCGGAGTGCTCCTCCTCAACAAGTACCTGCTCAGCAACTATGGCTTCAAGTACCCGATCTTCCTCACCATGTGCCACATGACGGCCTGCTCCCTCCTCAGTTACGTCGCCATCGCGTGGCTCAAGATCGTGCCGATGCAGACCATACGGTCGCGCGTCCAGTTCCTCAAGATCGCCGCCCTCAGCCTTGTCTTCTGCGGCTCGGTGGTCAGCGGGAACGTGTCGCTCCGGTACCTTCCCGTCTCGTTCAACCAGGCCGTCGGCGCCACCACGCCTTTCTTCACCGCCATCTTCGCTTACCTTATGACCCTCCGGCGGGAGTCGTGGTTAACCTACATTACCCTCGTGCCCGTGGTTACTGGTGTCATTATCGCAAGCGGG GGGGAGCCAAGCTTTCATTTGTTTGGTTTTATTATGTGTATTGGAGCTACTGCTGCTAGAGCACTTAAGTCGGTATTGCAGGGAATTTTGATGTCCTCTGAAGG GGAGAAGTTAAACTCTATGAATCTTCTTCTATATATGGCTCCAATCGCTGTTGTTTTTCTACTTCCTGCAACAATTATAATGGAGGAAAATGTGATTGGTATAACATTGGCACTTGCTAGACAAGACTTCAAGATTATATGGTATCTCttgttcaactcttctttggcctACTTTGTGAACTTGACCAATTTCTTGGTCACCAAACATACAAGTGCTTTGACCCTTCAG GTTCTCGGTAACGCAAAGGGAGCTGTCGCCGTGGTCATCTCAATCTTAATATTCAGGAACCCAGTCTCTGTTACAGGAATGGCTGGTTACTCGTTGACTGTAATTGGTGTAATTCTCTACAGCGAGTCGAAGAAGCGTAACAAGGGAAGTTAA